The Actinomadura sp. WMMB 499 genome includes a window with the following:
- a CDS encoding nuclear transport factor 2 family protein: MSDTATPTSTSTRTVVEELLGRIAGGDPEQIAAMYAERVDWRLDWPEAEHGRAATPWIRHRSTRADAAAHFRQIAEHHVPEKVDTQVERILVDGSDAVVLGEIRQTARPTGRAYRARFALHLTVEDGLVTRHHVYEDSLAVATAFTP; this comes from the coding sequence ATGTCCGACACCGCAACACCCACGAGCACGAGCACGCGCACCGTCGTCGAGGAGCTGCTGGGCCGGATCGCCGGGGGCGACCCGGAGCAGATCGCAGCGATGTACGCCGAGCGCGTCGACTGGAGGCTGGACTGGCCCGAAGCGGAGCACGGCCGCGCCGCCACCCCGTGGATCCGGCACCGATCCACCCGCGCCGACGCCGCCGCCCACTTCAGGCAGATCGCCGAACACCACGTCCCCGAGAAGGTCGACACCCAGGTGGAGCGCATTCTGGTGGACGGTTCCGACGCGGTCGTCCTGGGCGAGATCCGGCAGACGGCCCGTCCCACCGGCCGTGCCTACCGTGCCCGGTTCGCCCTGCACCTCACGGTCGAGGACGGACTCGTCACCCGGCACCACGTCTACGAAGACAGCCTCGCCGTCGCAACGGCCTTCACGCCCTGA
- a CDS encoding YbaB/EbfC family nucleoid-associated protein, producing MADFSLGEGFERFQRDMQQQMGDFSKIQESVQEAVGTGEAADGRIIAEYRAEGGLTRLDIDPRAMRLAAVELSEAIRTAVNAAAQDFQTKVREAGSSVFGDPEKPIDPSQALASLDKLANGFAGQMRDLARELGVQQQRAQEAMNNYKGNHPGDRR from the coding sequence ATGGCCGACTTCAGCCTCGGCGAAGGCTTCGAACGTTTCCAGCGCGACATGCAGCAGCAGATGGGCGACTTCTCCAAGATCCAGGAGTCCGTCCAGGAGGCCGTCGGGACGGGCGAGGCCGCCGACGGCCGGATCATCGCCGAGTACCGCGCCGAGGGCGGGCTGACGAGGCTGGACATCGACCCCCGCGCGATGCGCCTCGCGGCCGTCGAACTCAGCGAGGCGATCCGCACCGCGGTCAACGCGGCCGCCCAGGACTTCCAGACGAAGGTCCGCGAGGCCGGCTCGTCCGTCTTCGGCGACCCCGAGAAGCCCATCGACCCCTCGCAGGCCCTCGCGTCCCTCGACAAGCTCGCCAACGGCTTCGCGGGGCAGATGCGCGATCTCGCACGGGAACTCGGCGTCCAGCAGCAGCGGGCGCAGGAGGCGATGAACAACTACAAGGGCAACCACCCCGGCGACCGCCGCTGA
- a CDS encoding WXG100 family type VII secretion target has protein sequence MSFQSMDFGAMQQAYASFQQKHNQMRQELDDLAKSVEGKLGQWEDGAREAYFQAKAEWEKSADDISRILNQLGVVINSSSETGQATVKNNVSIIGG, from the coding sequence ATGTCCTTTCAGTCGATGGACTTCGGCGCGATGCAGCAGGCGTACGCGTCGTTCCAGCAGAAGCACAACCAGATGCGCCAGGAGCTCGACGACCTCGCCAAGAGCGTCGAGGGCAAGCTCGGCCAGTGGGAGGACGGCGCTCGCGAGGCGTACTTCCAGGCCAAGGCGGAGTGGGAGAAGTCGGCCGACGACATCTCCCGCATCCTGAACCAGCTCGGCGTGGTCATCAACTCGTCCTCGGAGACGGGCCAGGCCACCGTCAAGAACAACGTCTCCATCATCGGAGGCTGA
- the eccD gene encoding type VII secretion integral membrane protein EccD: MSAPPGADLCRVTVVGPSRRVDIALPADSTFAELYPTILRYAGQNLADAGLAHGGWVLQKLDEAPFDPSSTPSHAGLRDGDLIYLRPRMSQIPDLAFDDVPDVVATAVNDRPGRWRQDSTRRFALGWGVAGLIVGGFTLLLSGPSWLVPAIVAGAIAVVLLAGGVALSRALGDAGAGAALGYAALPYAFLAGMLAPAGDDALFDLDALHLVAGFGAVVLAATIAGFGISQGLPVFYGIAIAALFGTIDCAIPMVFDMDAAGVAAVTVTIVLALTPLLPGIAFKFARVQLPPVPSSAEDLRRDTLSVDGQELLERTSLADRYVTGGVSAIGLTVLGAAIPLSFDDGWVSPVMCLVVAFAVLLRARLFRGRNQKMWMLIPGVAALALLAAGTALSMNSQVMVLVAVLVPTLVMSGIAVGVGMWLPGNRPTPFWGRAGDILEIMLVVAMIPLALGVTGVLEYVHTLAS, encoded by the coding sequence GTGAGCGCTCCCCCTGGGGCCGATCTCTGCCGCGTCACGGTCGTCGGGCCGAGCCGACGGGTCGACATCGCCCTGCCCGCGGACTCCACGTTCGCCGAGCTGTACCCGACGATCCTGCGGTACGCGGGCCAGAACCTGGCGGACGCCGGACTGGCGCACGGCGGCTGGGTCCTGCAGAAGCTCGACGAGGCACCCTTCGACCCGTCCAGCACGCCGTCCCACGCGGGGCTGCGCGACGGTGACCTGATCTACCTGCGGCCCCGCATGTCGCAGATCCCCGACCTCGCGTTCGACGACGTCCCGGACGTCGTCGCGACCGCCGTCAACGACCGTCCCGGACGCTGGCGGCAGGACTCCACCCGCCGGTTCGCCCTCGGCTGGGGCGTCGCCGGGCTCATCGTCGGCGGCTTCACGCTGCTGCTGTCCGGACCGTCGTGGCTGGTCCCGGCGATCGTGGCCGGCGCCATCGCGGTCGTCCTGCTCGCCGGCGGCGTCGCGCTGTCGCGGGCGCTCGGCGACGCGGGCGCCGGCGCGGCCCTCGGCTACGCCGCCCTGCCGTACGCGTTCCTCGCCGGGATGCTCGCCCCCGCCGGGGACGACGCCCTGTTCGACCTCGACGCCCTGCACCTGGTCGCCGGGTTCGGCGCGGTCGTCCTCGCCGCGACGATCGCCGGGTTCGGCATCTCGCAGGGACTGCCCGTCTTCTACGGCATCGCGATCGCGGCCCTATTCGGGACGATCGACTGCGCGATCCCGATGGTGTTCGACATGGACGCCGCGGGCGTCGCGGCCGTCACCGTCACGATCGTCCTCGCGCTGACGCCGCTGCTGCCGGGCATCGCGTTCAAGTTCGCGCGGGTGCAGCTCCCACCGGTGCCGAGCAGCGCCGAGGACCTGCGCCGCGACACCCTCTCGGTGGACGGCCAGGAACTGCTGGAGCGGACGTCCCTCGCCGACCGCTACGTCACCGGCGGCGTCTCGGCGATCGGCCTGACCGTGCTCGGCGCCGCGATCCCGCTGTCGTTCGACGACGGCTGGGTGTCGCCCGTCATGTGCCTGGTCGTCGCGTTCGCCGTCCTGCTGCGGGCCCGGCTGTTCCGCGGCCGGAACCAGAAGATGTGGATGCTGATCCCGGGCGTCGCGGCCCTCGCGCTGCTCGCCGCCGGGACCGCGCTGAGCATGAACTCGCAGGTCATGGTGCTCGTCGCCGTGCTGGTGCCGACGCTGGTGATGTCCGGCATCGCGGTCGGCGTCGGCATGTGGCTGCCGGGGAACCGGCCGACGCCGTTCTGGGGCCGCGCCGGCGACATCCTCGAGATCATGCTCGTGGTCGCGATGATCCCGCTGGCACTCGGCGTGACGGGCGTCCTCGAGTACGTCCACACGCTGGCGAGCTGA
- a CDS encoding WXG100 family type VII secretion target, with product MNAAAQRVEAAAQDLRKMQGDLGQEQSQLQGRWIGEAGNAFTRVYNEFNSELGNVLQVLDGLHEKLVQVKINYEASEQQQAEEVNRVAGLLNG from the coding sequence ATGAATGCGGCCGCCCAGCGGGTGGAGGCCGCGGCTCAGGACCTGCGCAAGATGCAGGGCGACCTCGGTCAGGAGCAGTCGCAGCTCCAGGGCCGCTGGATCGGTGAGGCGGGCAACGCCTTCACCCGCGTCTACAACGAGTTCAACTCCGAGCTCGGCAACGTGCTCCAGGTCCTCGACGGTCTGCACGAGAAGCTCGTCCAGGTCAAGATCAACTACGAGGCGAGCGAGCAGCAGCAGGCGGAGGAAGTCAACCGCGTCGCCGGCCTGCTCAACGGCTGA
- the eccCa gene encoding type VII secretion protein EccCa, whose translation MSTVIVRRRERKKPPAPPRGEILLESPPELPELIPQGMQGVLTYLPMLAGSGAMVFMLVGRGGGPLQYVAGGMFAISMFGMMLGQVGRNSGERKVKLNNDRRDYLRYLGQVRKKVRSAAKQQREAMEWGSPDPASLWWLAMSARLWERRPSDDDFIQVRIGTGAQKLAVQLIPPETKPIEDLEPMTAGALRRFVRAHSNVPNLPISVSLRSFARLVPSGDPEAVYGLMRALIVQIATFHSPDDVRIAVCASKQRMPWWQWIKWLPHNLHPSETDAAGPVRLMAESMSTLEAMFGQDVKDRPRFQPGLSQDDLPYHIIIMDGGQASYDSQLAADGVEGVCVIDLTGSTAPVMEQAMLRIAVNAQQVARLTKDRTGKDVPNRIGKPDSITLQQAEALARQLAPLRASATAGPEEDALSGATTVTSLLGIDNPFNVNAAEMWRPRAPRNRLRVPIGIDPEGRPVHLDIKESAQGGMGPHGLCIGATGSGKSEALRTLVLGLAMTHSPEVLNFVLVDFKGGATFLGMDDLRHVSAIITNLEDELPLVDRMYDALHGEMVRRQEYLRSQGNYASLRDYEKAREQGADLKPMPTLFLVLDEFSELLSAKPEFADLFVMIGRLGRSLGVHILLASQRLEEGKLRGLDTHLSYRIGLRTFSAQESRVVLGVPDAYELPSAPGHGYMKFGTEAMTRFRAGYVSGPADEDLAPREQAGPQVVKQIVPYIPDYIRPRVIEQPQQEQEPERESVGTLFDVIVKQLENQGPPAHAIWLPPLDASPTLDELLPTLAVVPGHGLTTQHEGWRNRLHAITGIIDKPFEQRRDPMYVDLSGAAGNAGIAGSPQTGKSTTLRTLIASLALTHTPQQVQFYCLDFGGGTLGALSDLPHIGGVANRLDADRVRRTVAEVTALLENREREFAERGIDSMATFRRMRASGELSGDGYGDVFLVVDGWMTLRQDYENLEGTITDLTARGLGYGIHVIATVNKWSEFRMNIRDLFGTKLELRLGDPYDSEIDRRLADNVPEGKPGRGLTREGHHCLMSLPRLDGNSDDSTLADGVKQLVNAVAANWEGPKAPQVRMLPAVFPVTSLPAPAETGSRIPIGIDEDSLQPVFLDFQQESHFLVMGDTECGKSNLMRIITQSIIDRYTPQQARMIFLDYRRALLDAAETEHRIGYAASSAAASGLVKDIVGALQARLPPADLTPEQLRDRSWWTGADLFLIIDDYDLVATSNNPVTQLAELLPQARDIGLHVIVSRAYGGAGRAMYDPILQRIKEMGSPALLMSGNKDEGVVLGNIKGHPLPPGRGYYIDRRKGTRLIQTAHQE comes from the coding sequence GTGAGCACCGTGATCGTCCGACGCAGGGAGCGGAAGAAACCCCCCGCGCCGCCTCGTGGTGAGATCCTGCTCGAGTCGCCTCCCGAGTTGCCCGAGCTGATCCCGCAGGGCATGCAGGGGGTGCTGACGTACCTGCCGATGCTGGCCGGCTCCGGGGCCATGGTCTTCATGCTGGTGGGACGGGGCGGGGGCCCGCTCCAGTACGTCGCGGGCGGCATGTTCGCCATCTCGATGTTCGGCATGATGCTCGGCCAGGTCGGCCGCAACAGCGGTGAGCGCAAGGTCAAGCTGAACAACGACCGGCGCGACTACCTGCGGTATCTCGGGCAGGTCCGGAAGAAGGTCCGCAGCGCCGCCAAGCAGCAGCGCGAGGCGATGGAGTGGGGCAGCCCCGACCCGGCCTCGCTGTGGTGGCTGGCGATGAGCGCGCGGCTGTGGGAGCGGCGGCCGTCCGACGACGACTTCATCCAGGTCCGGATCGGCACCGGCGCGCAGAAGCTCGCGGTGCAGCTGATCCCGCCGGAGACGAAGCCGATCGAGGACCTCGAGCCGATGACGGCGGGTGCCCTCCGGCGGTTCGTGCGCGCCCACTCGAACGTCCCGAACCTGCCGATCTCGGTGTCGCTGCGGTCGTTCGCGCGGCTCGTCCCGTCCGGTGACCCCGAGGCCGTGTACGGGCTGATGCGGGCGCTGATCGTGCAGATCGCCACGTTCCACTCCCCCGACGACGTGCGGATCGCGGTGTGCGCGTCCAAGCAGCGGATGCCGTGGTGGCAGTGGATCAAGTGGCTGCCGCACAACCTGCACCCGTCCGAGACGGACGCGGCGGGGCCCGTCCGGCTGATGGCCGAGAGCATGTCGACGCTCGAGGCGATGTTCGGGCAGGACGTGAAGGACCGCCCGCGGTTCCAGCCGGGCCTGTCGCAGGACGACCTGCCGTACCACATCATCATCATGGACGGCGGCCAGGCGTCCTACGACTCGCAGCTCGCCGCCGACGGCGTCGAGGGCGTCTGCGTCATCGACCTCACCGGGTCGACCGCGCCGGTCATGGAGCAGGCGATGCTGCGCATCGCCGTCAACGCCCAGCAGGTCGCGCGGCTCACGAAGGACCGCACCGGCAAGGACGTCCCGAACCGCATCGGCAAGCCCGACTCCATCACCCTGCAGCAGGCGGAGGCCCTCGCCCGCCAGCTCGCGCCGCTGCGCGCCAGCGCCACCGCCGGGCCCGAGGAGGACGCGCTGTCGGGCGCGACCACCGTCACGTCGCTGCTCGGCATCGACAACCCGTTCAACGTGAACGCGGCGGAGATGTGGCGCCCGCGCGCGCCCCGCAACCGGCTGCGGGTGCCGATCGGCATCGACCCCGAGGGACGGCCCGTCCACCTCGACATCAAGGAGTCGGCGCAGGGCGGCATGGGCCCCCACGGACTGTGCATCGGCGCGACCGGTTCCGGTAAGTCGGAGGCGCTGCGGACGCTCGTCCTCGGGCTCGCGATGACGCACTCGCCCGAGGTGCTGAACTTCGTCCTCGTCGACTTCAAGGGCGGTGCGACGTTCCTGGGGATGGACGACCTCCGGCACGTGTCCGCGATCATCACGAACCTGGAGGACGAGCTCCCGCTCGTCGACCGCATGTACGACGCGCTGCACGGCGAGATGGTGCGGCGGCAGGAGTACCTGCGCTCGCAGGGCAACTACGCCTCGCTGCGCGACTACGAGAAGGCCCGCGAGCAGGGCGCCGACCTCAAGCCGATGCCGACGCTGTTCCTCGTCCTGGACGAGTTCTCCGAACTGCTGTCGGCCAAGCCCGAGTTCGCCGACCTGTTCGTCATGATCGGACGGCTCGGCCGTTCGCTGGGCGTCCACATCCTGCTGGCGTCGCAGCGGCTGGAGGAGGGCAAGCTCCGCGGCCTCGACACGCACCTGTCGTACCGGATCGGCCTGCGGACGTTCTCCGCGCAGGAGTCGCGCGTCGTGCTGGGCGTCCCGGACGCCTACGAGCTGCCGTCCGCGCCCGGCCACGGCTACATGAAGTTCGGCACCGAGGCGATGACGCGGTTCCGCGCCGGGTACGTGTCCGGCCCCGCCGACGAGGACCTCGCGCCGCGCGAGCAGGCCGGTCCGCAGGTCGTCAAGCAGATCGTCCCGTACATCCCGGACTACATCCGGCCGCGCGTCATCGAGCAGCCGCAGCAGGAGCAGGAACCCGAGCGCGAGTCGGTCGGGACGCTGTTCGACGTCATCGTCAAGCAGCTCGAGAACCAGGGGCCGCCCGCGCACGCGATCTGGCTGCCGCCGCTCGACGCGTCCCCCACGCTGGACGAGCTGCTGCCGACGCTCGCGGTCGTCCCCGGGCACGGCCTCACCACCCAGCACGAGGGCTGGCGGAACCGGCTGCACGCCATCACCGGCATCATCGACAAGCCGTTCGAGCAGCGCCGCGACCCGATGTACGTCGACCTGTCCGGCGCGGCCGGCAACGCGGGCATCGCCGGGTCGCCGCAGACCGGCAAGTCGACGACGCTCCGCACGCTGATCGCGTCCCTCGCGCTCACCCACACGCCGCAGCAGGTGCAGTTCTACTGCCTCGACTTCGGCGGCGGGACGCTCGGCGCGCTCAGCGACCTCCCGCACATCGGCGGCGTCGCGAACCGCCTGGACGCCGACCGCGTCCGGCGCACCGTCGCGGAGGTCACCGCGCTGCTGGAGAACCGCGAGCGCGAGTTCGCCGAGCGCGGCATCGACTCGATGGCGACGTTCCGGCGGATGCGGGCGTCCGGCGAGCTCAGCGGCGACGGGTACGGCGACGTGTTCCTCGTCGTGGACGGCTGGATGACGCTCCGGCAGGACTACGAGAACCTCGAGGGCACCATCACCGACCTGACCGCCCGCGGTCTCGGCTACGGCATCCACGTGATCGCCACGGTGAACAAGTGGTCCGAATTCCGGATGAACATCCGGGACCTGTTCGGTACCAAGCTCGAACTCCGGCTCGGCGACCCGTACGACTCGGAGATCGACCGCCGGCTCGCCGACAACGTCCCCGAGGGCAAGCCGGGCCGCGGCCTGACCCGCGAGGGGCACCACTGCCTGATGTCGCTGCCGCGCCTGGACGGCAACTCCGACGACTCCACGCTCGCCGACGGCGTCAAGCAGCTCGTCAACGCGGTCGCCGCGAACTGGGAGGGCCCGAAGGCCCCGCAGGTCCGGATGCTGCCGGCCGTCTTCCCCGTCACCTCGCTGCCGGCGCCCGCCGAGACCGGCTCGCGGATCCCGATCGGCATCGACGAGGACTCGCTGCAGCCGGTCTTCCTCGACTTCCAGCAGGAGTCGCACTTCCTCGTCATGGGCGACACCGAGTGCGGCAAGTCGAACCTGATGCGGATCATCACCCAGTCGATCATCGACCGGTACACGCCACAGCAGGCGCGGATGATCTTCCTGGACTACCGGCGGGCCCTGCTCGACGCCGCCGAGACCGAGCACCGCATCGGCTACGCCGCCTCGTCCGCGGCGGCGTCCGGGCTGGTCAAGGACATCGTCGGCGCCCTGCAGGCCCGGCTCCCCCCGGCCGACCTGACGCCCGAGCAGCTCCGCGACCGCTCCTGGTGGACGGGTGCCGACCTGTTCCTGATCATCGACGACTACGACCTCGTCGCGACCTCGAACAACCCGGTCACCCAGCTCGCCGAACTGCTCCCGCAGGCCCGCGACATCGGCCTGCACGTCATCGTCTCCCGCGCCTACGGCGGCGCGGGCCGCGCGATGTACGACCCGATCCTGCAGCGCATCAAGGAAATGGGATCGCCCGCGCTGCTCATGTCGGGTAACAAGGACGAGGGCGTCGTGCTCGGCAACATCAAGGGCCACCCCCTGCCCCCCGGCCGCGGCTACTACATCGACCGCCGCAAGGGAACCCGCCTCATCCAGACCGCACACCAGGAGTAA
- the eccB gene encoding type VII secretion protein EccB: protein MQTKRDLLQAHRLMTHRASQALILAEPDFPEQPLRKLNVGLFAGIMVGVLAAAVFGIVGLLFGGGNKGLDAKGVLLIEEETGAQYVWCTPQGAQEDVLCPVANYASAKLAASLGGGSAEQKTVSAESLQDFPRGPRIGIPGAPDSVPKSDRLVGGPWSVCVRQRQQGGVGQSAVSLVAGQEVGGEKVDANSGVVVSAGQNNNWLIWKNQRLKLSPAGMTVLGASAPAQVSPGFVNALPAGPDFAAPQIQGAGGDPSFEGATGKIGQVFVVKGVGAGDQYYVLLNDGYAPVTALQASLIQNSASYTLPKNGPLDGSAVTTHRSAQKLVNEQLPQTAIQLRAYDPSQSLCVVYPDTEKGSQTAELTIGGGQDLPMPAAASGTGVDNVVLPPGAAILAGVLPNSGSVDAINTYTLITDSGRRYSLQSAETAKALGYTISADKNDSVPVPANLLNLIPQGPALDPQKAILPITSEGAAG, encoded by the coding sequence ATGCAGACGAAACGGGATCTGCTCCAGGCGCACCGCCTGATGACGCACCGCGCGTCGCAGGCGCTCATCCTGGCCGAGCCGGACTTCCCCGAGCAGCCGCTGCGCAAGCTCAACGTCGGGCTGTTCGCCGGGATCATGGTCGGCGTCCTGGCGGCGGCCGTGTTCGGCATCGTCGGCCTGCTGTTCGGGGGCGGAAACAAGGGCCTGGACGCCAAGGGCGTCCTGCTCATCGAGGAGGAGACCGGCGCCCAGTACGTGTGGTGCACCCCGCAGGGCGCCCAGGAGGACGTGCTCTGCCCGGTCGCGAACTACGCGTCGGCGAAGCTCGCGGCGTCCCTGGGCGGGGGCTCCGCGGAGCAGAAGACGGTGTCGGCCGAGTCGCTGCAGGACTTCCCACGCGGCCCCCGCATCGGCATCCCCGGCGCCCCCGACTCGGTGCCGAAGTCCGACCGGCTCGTCGGCGGCCCCTGGTCGGTGTGCGTCCGGCAGCGGCAGCAGGGCGGCGTGGGCCAGTCGGCGGTGTCGCTCGTCGCGGGCCAGGAGGTCGGCGGCGAGAAGGTGGACGCGAACAGCGGCGTCGTCGTCAGTGCCGGGCAGAACAACAACTGGCTGATCTGGAAGAACCAGCGCCTCAAGCTCTCACCCGCGGGCATGACCGTGCTCGGCGCGTCCGCGCCCGCGCAGGTCTCGCCCGGCTTCGTCAACGCGCTGCCCGCCGGGCCGGACTTCGCGGCCCCGCAGATCCAGGGCGCCGGCGGCGACCCGTCCTTCGAGGGTGCCACCGGCAAGATCGGGCAGGTCTTCGTGGTGAAGGGCGTCGGCGCGGGCGACCAGTACTACGTGCTGCTGAACGACGGCTACGCGCCCGTCACCGCCCTGCAGGCGTCGCTCATCCAGAACTCGGCGTCCTACACCCTGCCGAAGAACGGCCCGCTGGACGGCAGCGCGGTCACCACGCACCGGTCCGCGCAGAAGCTCGTGAACGAGCAGCTCCCGCAGACCGCGATCCAGCTCCGCGCCTACGACCCAAGCCAGTCGCTGTGCGTCGTCTACCCCGACACCGAGAAGGGCTCGCAGACCGCCGAGCTGACGATCGGCGGCGGCCAGGACCTGCCGATGCCCGCGGCGGCGTCCGGAACGGGCGTCGACAATGTCGTCCTGCCCCCCGGCGCCGCAATTCTCGCGGGCGTCCTCCCGAACTCGGGATCGGTTGATGCGATCAACACCTATACGCTCATCACCGATTCCGGTCGCCGCTACTCGCTCCAGTCCGCGGAGACGGCCAAGGCTCTCGGGTACACCATCTCGGCGGACAAGAATGACTCGGTGCCCGTCCCCGCCAACCTGCTGAACCTCATCCCGCAGGGGCCCGCGCTGGACCCGCAGAAAGCGATCCTGCCCATCACCTCGGAGGGTGCCGCGGGATGA
- a CDS encoding WXG100 family type VII secretion target: MSQAFSTDYATMKQAEAMFKSTHSQMVQALDDLESDIQSRLAVWEDDSRDAYFEAKAKWDKAAREMADLVKEFGQGIGTAQQNYQSAEQSNTSLWG, translated from the coding sequence GTGAGCCAGGCCTTCAGCACGGACTACGCCACGATGAAGCAGGCCGAGGCCATGTTCAAGAGCACGCACAGCCAGATGGTGCAGGCCCTGGACGACCTCGAGTCCGACATCCAGAGCCGCCTCGCCGTGTGGGAGGACGACTCGCGCGACGCCTACTTCGAGGCGAAGGCCAAGTGGGACAAGGCGGCCCGCGAGATGGCCGACCTGGTGAAGGAGTTCGGCCAGGGCATCGGTACCGCCCAGCAGAACTACCAGTCGGCGGAGCAGTCCAACACCTCGCTCTGGGGTTGA
- a CDS encoding WXG100 family type VII secretion target, with amino-acid sequence MGNTPHQEPIRSNMDSPVEWDGGIDEMNQILDAMDPGRVEGAGNAYNGAASKFESAARVLRTQMSALANVWKGDDADATIEQMEYLQGSAESMRQVSDETGRALVNHAEVIRQFQSNRPGKGFFGNLSWDDAGVVAAGTVVAGPAGGAIALGGKKIGEALGILDSAEDDAAKQHMRQLGEATNNSNTQMPASISTNLPTTGQWRQDPPPNPDLDGGGGSIPGGGGMGGGLPGGGSMPGGGGSIPGGGGVGGGLPGGGSIPGGGGGGLPGGGGSIPGGGGGGGFPGGGGSIPGGGGGIGGGSSDLAGLPGGGGLSGGGGSLGGDPFGRGGLGGGGGGMPGGGGALGGAGGGMGGAMPGAGGLAGGGMGGGRGAGGAGAGGKGLGSGAGGRGMMGGAPMGGGGGGGNNQEEHERTTWLTEDEDVWGGNDGDTAPPVIG; translated from the coding sequence ATGGGTAACACTCCGCACCAGGAGCCGATCCGCTCGAACATGGACAGTCCTGTCGAGTGGGACGGTGGCATCGATGAGATGAACCAGATCCTCGACGCGATGGACCCCGGTCGTGTCGAGGGTGCCGGCAACGCCTACAACGGCGCGGCCTCGAAGTTCGAGAGCGCCGCCCGGGTACTGCGCACCCAGATGTCCGCGTTGGCCAACGTCTGGAAGGGCGACGACGCCGACGCCACCATCGAGCAGATGGAGTACCTGCAGGGCAGCGCCGAGAGCATGCGCCAGGTCTCCGACGAGACCGGCCGGGCTCTGGTGAACCACGCGGAAGTCATCCGCCAGTTCCAGAGCAACCGCCCCGGCAAGGGCTTCTTCGGCAACCTCTCCTGGGACGACGCGGGCGTCGTCGCGGCCGGAACCGTCGTCGCGGGCCCGGCGGGCGGTGCGATCGCCCTCGGTGGCAAGAAGATCGGCGAGGCCCTCGGCATCCTGGACAGCGCCGAGGACGACGCCGCGAAGCAGCACATGCGCCAGCTCGGCGAGGCCACGAACAACTCCAACACCCAGATGCCCGCCAGCATCTCCACCAACCTGCCGACGACGGGCCAGTGGCGCCAAGACCCTCCGCCGAACCCCGACCTCGACGGTGGCGGCGGCAGCATCCCCGGTGGCGGCGGCATGGGCGGCGGCCTGCCGGGCGGCGGCAGCATGCCCGGTGGCGGTGGCAGCATCCCCGGTGGCGGCGGCGTCGGCGGCGGCCTGCCGGGCGGCGGCAGCATCCCCGGAGGCGGCGGTGGCGGCCTGCCGGGTGGTGGCGGCAGCATCCCCGGGGGCGGTGGCGGAGGCGGCTTCCCTGGCGGCGGTGGCAGCATCCCGGGAGGCGGTGGCGGCATCGGCGGCGGTAGCTCCGACCTGGCCGGTCTCCCCGGTGGCGGCGGCCTGTCGGGTGGCGGCGGCAGCCTCGGCGGCGACCCCTTCGGCCGCGGCGGCCTCGGCGGCGGTGGCGGCGGCATGCCCGGTGGCGGCGGTGCTCTCGGTGGCGCCGGTGGCGGCATGGGCGGCGCGATGCCCGGCGCCGGCGGTCTCGCCGGTGGCGGCATGGGCGGCGGTCGTGGCGCGGGCGGCGCGGGTGCCGGTGGCAAGGGCCTTGGCTCCGGAGCCGGTGGCCGTGGCATGATGGGCGGCGCCCCGATGGGCGGCGGAGGCGGCGGCGGTAACAACCAGGAGGAGCACGAGCGCACCACCTGGCTCACCGAGGACGAGGACGTCTGGGGCGGTAACGATGGCGACACTGCTCCCCCGGTGATCGGCTGA